In the genome of Paludisphaera rhizosphaerae, one region contains:
- a CDS encoding ribbon-helix-helix protein, CopG family — MTTSERVKLNYSARDGRPTSLYLDVATLELLERIQRVENMRNRSSAVRLAVALWAEQQEVK, encoded by the coding sequence GTGACCACCAGCGAACGCGTCAAGCTCAACTACAGCGCCCGGGACGGCCGGCCCACCAGCCTGTATCTCGACGTCGCGACCCTGGAACTGCTCGAGAGAATCCAGCGAGTGGAAAACATGAGAAATCGCTCGTCGGCCGTCCGCCTGGCCGTCGCCCTCTGGGCCGAGCAGCAGGAGGTCAAGTGA